In one Dunckerocampus dactyliophorus isolate RoL2022-P2 chromosome 9, RoL_Ddac_1.1, whole genome shotgun sequence genomic region, the following are encoded:
- the ints6 gene encoding integrator complex subunit 6 isoform X1 gives MPVLLFLVDTSASMNQRSHLGTTYLDIAKGAVETFMKLRGRDPASRGDRYMLVNLEDIPFGIKAGWKESHATFMTELRNLQATGLTTIGQSLRTAFDLLNLNRLVTGIDNYGQGRNPFFLEPAIIIAITDGNKLTSSGGVQDELHLPLTTPLPGSELTKEPFRWDQRLFALVLRIPGHASVEPDPVGGVPSDDSAITPMCEVTGGRSYSVFSQRMLNQCLESLVQKIQSGVVINFEKTGPDPPPLEDAPAESLKSGPQPWHCCHKLIYVRPNPKTGVPIGHWPIPEAFWPDQNSPTLPPRSAHPHVRFSCLDAEPMVIDKVPFDKYELEPSPLTQYILERKSPHTCWQVFVCNSAKYSDLGQPFGYLKASTALNCVNLFVMPYNYPVLLPLLDDLIKVHKFKPTIKWRQSFENYLKTMPPYYIGSLRKALRIMGAPNLLADNMEYGLSYSVVSYLKKLSQQTKMEYDRLIASIGKKPPPEAGIKVCWRGGGISLAQRRDFIQQLQSLSGDAHVLPLELNPKEFQGFHLALLNKDLKPQSFRNPYDIPRSHLLDQLSRMRRNLLNTNVCSLRGHDSDQLHSVPIAQMGNYQDFLKAAPQPLRDADPEQPKRLHTFGNPFKLDKKGMMIDEADEFVTSPQNKGKRPSDNNMTGGGPKRRRCMSPLLRLGRSYTPPVNPPPSPRLTSDMDVSDGEAEPDLIINHLHQNHCSPERSSDYQSEHSGPADPQDNHSLVDHQDGDEEENGQGREGEEEHEEGAEVILVDDQPPRYLSPAALKKHIHNETTKVNNELRTLITREIRKPGRHYEKIFYFLKQIQGTLDTRLIFLQNIIKEAARFKKRVLIEQLENFLEEIHNRSNNMNHVDPL, from the exons ATGCCCGTTTTACTTTTTCTGGTAGACACGTCCGCGTCCATGAACCAGCGCAGCCATCTGGGCACTACCTATCTGGACATAGCAAAAGGCGCTGTTGAGACTTTTATGAAG CTCCGAGGGAGAGATCCGGCCAGCCGAGGGGACCGGTACATGTTGGTCAATTTGGAAGACATTCCGTTCGGGATCAAG GCGGGATGGAAGGAGAGCCACGCCACGTTCATGACGGAGCTGAGGAACCTGCAGGCCACCGGACTCACCACCATCGGCCAGTCACTGAGGACCGCTTTTGATTTGCTCAATCTCAATAGATTAGTGACCGGCATAGACAACTATGGACAG GGAAGGAACCCCTTCTTTCTCGAGCCCGCCATCATCATCGCCATCACTGACGGCAACAAGTTGACCAGCAGCGGGGGGGTCCAGGACGAG CTCCATCTGCCTCTGACCACCCCCCTGCCAGGCAGCGAGCTGACCAAGGAGCCATTCCGCTGGGATCAGCGTCTGTTCGCACTCGTGCTGCGGATCCCCGGACACGCATCAGTAGAGCCTGATCCCGTCGGCGGCGTCCCATCCGACGACTCGGCCATCACGCCCATGTGTGAGGTCACTGGAG gacGTTCATACAGCGTGTTCTCTCAGCGTATGTTGAATCAGTGTCTGGAGTCTCTAGTTCAGAAGATCCAGAGCGGTGTGGTCATCAACTTTGAGAAGACGGGGCCGGACCCTCCCCCACTGGAAG ATGCTCCAGCTGAGTCGCTCAAGTCCGGCCCTCAGCCTTGGCACTGCTGCCACAAGCTCATCTACGTTCGACCCAATCCCAAAACTGGCGTTCCTATCGGCCACTGGCCCATCCCCGAGGCCTTCTGGCCTGACCAGAACTCCCCCACCCTG CCGCCCCGCTCTGCCCACCCCCATGTGCGCTTCTCTTGCCTGGACGCCGAGCCTATGGTGATTGACAAGGTGCCCTTCGACAAGTACGAGCTGGAGCCCTCGCCGCTCACGCAGTACATTCTGGAGAGGAAGTCTCCACACACCTGCTGGCAG GTGTTTGTGTGTAACAGTGCCAAGTACAGTGACCTGGGCCAACCCTTTGGCTACCTGAAGGCCAGCACGGCTCTCAACTGTGTCAACCTGTTTGTCATGCCCTACAACTACCCCGTGCTCCTGCCTCTCCTAG ACGATCTCATCAAAGTGCACAAGTTCAAGCCCACCATCAAGTGGCGGCAGTCCTTTGAGAACTACCTGAAGACCATGCCTCCATACTACATTGGG TCTCTGAGGAAGGCACTACGGATCATGGGAGCTCCCAACCTGCTGGCAGACAATATGGAGTACGGCCTGAGCTACAGCGTGGTCTCCTACCTGAAGAAGCTCAGCCAGCAG ACCAAAATGGAGTACGACCGCCTGATCGCCTCCATCGGAAAGAAGCCGCCGCCTGAAGCCGGCATCAAGGTTTGCTGGCGGGGTGGAGGCATCTCTCTGGCGCAGCGCAGAGACTTCATCCAGCAGCTGCAGAGTCTTTCTGGTGACGCCCATGTGCTTCCTCTCGAGCTCAACCCCAAGGAGTTCCAAGGATTTCACCTGGCGCTTCTCAACAAG GACTTGAAGCCTCAGAGCTTCAGGAACCCCTACGACATCCCGCGCAGTCACCTGCTGGACCAGCTGAGCCGCATGAGGAGAAACCTTCTCAACACCAACGTCTGCAGTCTCCGTGGCCATGACTCCG ATCAGCTCCACAGCGTCCCCATCGCCCAGATGGGGAACTACCAGGACTTCCTCAAAGCTGCTCCTCAGCCTCTGCGAGACGCCGACCCCGAGCAGCCCAAACGCCTGCACACTTTCGGCAACCCCTTCAAGCTGGACAAGAAG GGCATGATGATCGACGAGGCAGATGAGTTTGTGACAAGCCCCCAGAACAAAGGCAAGAGGCCATCGGACAACAACATGACGGGCGGGGGCCCCAAGAGGAGGCGCTGCATGTCGCCACTGCTGCGCCTCGGCCGCAGCTACACGCCCCCCGTAAACCCCCCTCCCAGCCCTCGACTCACATCAG ACATGGATGTGAGCGACGGAGAAGCGGAACCAGACCTGATCATCAACCACCTCCATCAGAACCACTGCAGCCCAGAAAGGAGTTCAGACTACCAGTCGGAACACTCAGGACCCGCTGACCCTCAGGACAACCACTCATTGGTGGACCACCAGGATGGGGACGAGGAGGAAAACGGTCAGGGGCGAGAGGGTGAGGAGGAGCATGAGGAGGGAGCCGAGGTGATTCTGGTGGACGATCAACCACCCCGGTACTTGTCGCCCGCTGCCCTGAAGAAGCACATCCATAATGAGACCACCAAGGTTAACAACGAGCTGAGGACCCTCATCACCAGGGAGATCAGGAAACCTGGCAGAC ACTACGAGAAGATCTTCTACTTCCTGAAGCAGATCCAAGGTACTCTGGACACTCGGCTCATCTTCCTCCAAAACATCATCAAGGAGGCGGCCAG GTTCAAGAAGCGTGTTCTCATCGAGCAGCTGGAAAACTTCCTGGAAGAGATCCACAACAGATCGAACAATATGAACCATGTGGACCCACTCTGA
- the ints6 gene encoding integrator complex subunit 6 isoform X2, whose translation MPVLLFLVDTSASMNQRSHLGTTYLDIAKGAVETFMKLRGRDPASRGDRYMLVNLEDIPFGIKAGWKESHATFMTELRNLQATGLTTIGQSLRTAFDLLNLNRLVTGIDNYGQGRNPFFLEPAIIIAITDGNKLTSSGGVQDELHLPLTTPLPGSELTKEPFRWDQRLFALVLRIPGHASVEPDPVGGVPSDDSAITPMCEVTGGRSYSVFSQRMLNQCLESLVQKIQSGVVINFEKTGPDPPPLEDAPAESLKSGPQPWHCCHKLIYVRPNPKTGVPIGHWPIPEAFWPDQNSPTLPPRSAHPHVRFSCLDAEPMVIDKVPFDKYELEPSPLTQYILERKSPHTCWQVFVCNSAKYSDLGQPFGYLKASTALNCVNLFVMPYNYPVLLPLLV comes from the exons ATGCCCGTTTTACTTTTTCTGGTAGACACGTCCGCGTCCATGAACCAGCGCAGCCATCTGGGCACTACCTATCTGGACATAGCAAAAGGCGCTGTTGAGACTTTTATGAAG CTCCGAGGGAGAGATCCGGCCAGCCGAGGGGACCGGTACATGTTGGTCAATTTGGAAGACATTCCGTTCGGGATCAAG GCGGGATGGAAGGAGAGCCACGCCACGTTCATGACGGAGCTGAGGAACCTGCAGGCCACCGGACTCACCACCATCGGCCAGTCACTGAGGACCGCTTTTGATTTGCTCAATCTCAATAGATTAGTGACCGGCATAGACAACTATGGACAG GGAAGGAACCCCTTCTTTCTCGAGCCCGCCATCATCATCGCCATCACTGACGGCAACAAGTTGACCAGCAGCGGGGGGGTCCAGGACGAG CTCCATCTGCCTCTGACCACCCCCCTGCCAGGCAGCGAGCTGACCAAGGAGCCATTCCGCTGGGATCAGCGTCTGTTCGCACTCGTGCTGCGGATCCCCGGACACGCATCAGTAGAGCCTGATCCCGTCGGCGGCGTCCCATCCGACGACTCGGCCATCACGCCCATGTGTGAGGTCACTGGAG gacGTTCATACAGCGTGTTCTCTCAGCGTATGTTGAATCAGTGTCTGGAGTCTCTAGTTCAGAAGATCCAGAGCGGTGTGGTCATCAACTTTGAGAAGACGGGGCCGGACCCTCCCCCACTGGAAG ATGCTCCAGCTGAGTCGCTCAAGTCCGGCCCTCAGCCTTGGCACTGCTGCCACAAGCTCATCTACGTTCGACCCAATCCCAAAACTGGCGTTCCTATCGGCCACTGGCCCATCCCCGAGGCCTTCTGGCCTGACCAGAACTCCCCCACCCTG CCGCCCCGCTCTGCCCACCCCCATGTGCGCTTCTCTTGCCTGGACGCCGAGCCTATGGTGATTGACAAGGTGCCCTTCGACAAGTACGAGCTGGAGCCCTCGCCGCTCACGCAGTACATTCTGGAGAGGAAGTCTCCACACACCTGCTGGCAG GTGTTTGTGTGTAACAGTGCCAAGTACAGTGACCTGGGCCAACCCTTTGGCTACCTGAAGGCCAGCACGGCTCTCAACTGTGTCAACCTGTTTGTCATGCCCTACAACTACCCCGTGCTCCTGCCTCTCCTAG TTTAA